The window ccagactatttttcaaaagctccaacggcaggagggggacaccccctcctgacctcccccttcaaaaatactccccaagtgcgaccaaataacaccattgtaatctctatttttcaaaagctccaacagcagcagggggacacccctctcctgacctccccccgtgaCTGCTTGcatggccgcttgtggtgcttggcaccacatctttgccctctttatcttcagacagcgacgaactaaaaaaaaaattataaatctgaaaatttactctgaaaaaaaaaaattgcacagctaatctcaattggaaaaaaaaaatttcagaaatttacaatagtaaaaaaaaaatttcacaatttcattgtgaccaccccccccctccaaggtctaatggtccatcccttatagAAAGATATGATAACATGAGCAGGCGGACAGAGAGTCAATAAGCAAAAGAGTTTTTAAGTGTGCTGTTCTCCGACATACTTCTCGAACATTTTATATAGGAAAAAATTTTTAAGAAACATATTACCGTGCAAAAACAGTGTGTAGTTTGATTACAAAACTTAAATATAACAGAAAAACTAAAGAAACGTGTAATGCAAACGTtacaagatcttcaacagaaacacaagtaaagtgagttatagctgtatgaagATTATGGcgagtataatcaaatcgcataataagagggtaatctccgGAGAACAGCGTAAGGACCAACAAGCTTATTGTAATTGCAGGGTTAAGTCtgcatgccccttgaagggtaactgtcaagtcaaaggcgtggtgtacaaggccaaagtatcaacggaggacaacggagagagggtttatatcggcctcactgataaccttcaagacgcgctacactaatcacatgaaatcactaacgagagatacaaaaacgacaccgagttgtcaaaatttgtatggaatttaagaaataagggctaagtctttgacatttcatggtcaatcattgataaagcattgagctactctaacatgaacaagcgatgtaatctttgtatatcagaaaagctgtacattatcaatgctgacaaatctacactgttaaacaaacgctctgagttggtttcaaaatgtcgccaccaaaacaaatattatttatcgaattttaacaccacctacaaatagaatggttcgtctcaatcatatatgtaagagtgtcgagctagtaatcctttcactctatctgaggattgcaagatgcatgaaactcaagtaatagatttcattactttgtacttgaagtaatctgtttatttataacgctctgctttggcattgagcactgtaatttcccacgaggacatctgtatacttcgatatatatatatatatatatatatatataatatatatatatattacatatatatattcggAAAGGCGAAATAAGTCGACTGGTCAAACTTTTAGGAAGTACTGTGCTAATTTCTCAACATATCGCCTCCAGGGGCGACTAGATGTGACCCCCCTCAAAGGACTTTAATCtttaatataaaataatttattatatATACTCTAGTTCAGGTGACTGAAAGTTCACTGAAGATAGCCAGCACGGAGTATATTAACATTCTTCAAAGCCTTTGCTCTCCCTATCTTTATGTATTTTCTTCATTAGAAACCAATATCGGTCGATTAGAAAATGGTGTATTTCGCTCTTCGACGTCAGAACTTTGCGATCGTCGCCCTCCTGTTGTTATCAACTGTTCAAGCACGGTTACTCCTGATCTCATTCGACGGGTTTCGTCCGGATTACCTCGGCAATGCTCAGACGCCGAACTTTGACCAGTTCGTCAGTGAAGGTGTGGAAGCAGAGTACGTTGTACCTGCTTTCATAACCAAGACAATGCCGTGCCATCACACCATTATTACTGGTAGGTACAGACTCAGCCATTGGGCCGTCATGGAGAAGGGCACCTTGGTAACACCATCGTCTCATCGTCTGCTCCTGTTGTGGCGAGTTTTGCAAAAGAGTGTCTTTTTGTTTTCGGAGACTCAGCCCCCATGGTGTAATTTGGAGACAAGTGCTCCAGTTATTTATAATCATGTCTCATACTTACAGCAAAACGCTTTATCTATGCAATGATAATGAATAATCACAAACCATCATTTGCTCTGTATTTGTTACAAGTTAAACACAACTACCACCTACAGTACGAAATTGCTCTGGAAGTAGAGACACATTGTTGTAAATGGATTGAAATATTACCAACAGCAAAGTTACCGTTACACCCTTCTGACAAACGCTGTAGCCCTGAATTTCTGTTACCAATAACTGGTGAATCCATGACTTGAACGAAGTTGGATCAGTGACTAGGTTGAAGCTTTGTCTCGCCAAAATTGGTAAATGATCTCAGTATCTCCACGACAATGTTCTCGTcatattttatatgaaaatttcCCCTCATTACGTGATAAAGACACGGTTGACATGTGCTTCGTTTTATAACTCTTGTTTCCAGTGTTCGCAACCGAATAGACTACACAACTTATACTCAATACATTTTTAGTGCGCACACGTTGTGAAATAGACGGTCAAGATTTGGCTCCTTGTCAGTGAAGTTTAATAATTTTGCAAGGAAAAATCCAAAAGTTTAGACCAGACTGCATCATCAATATCACTGTTACATGTCAAAAATCACAGTAGCCTTGGGTCGCACATCTAAGATGTTACAACTTAGTTGCTTCTAACAGAAGaagaatctgaaaaaattgtagaatttatcCAGCTGCTCAATAAACTCTGTAAACTGCGCTTTTCTAGGATTGCATCCGGAAAGCCACGGCATTGTCGGGAATACCATGTACGACCCAGTCTTAGACGACACGTTTTGGTTCACGACGAAAGACACCGAGTGGTGGGACAACGGGGGTGAACCTCTATGGGTGACTGCGAAGAAGCAAGGCCTTACGACGGCCGCGCATTTTTGGCCGGGCGGTGAAACTGCCACAAACGGAGGCTACAAACctgacatttcaccaccttacaacGGAAGCGAACCTTTCCGACAGCGTTTCGATACTGTCGTCGAGTGGATCGCAGAGCGGGACATTGATTTTACGTGCGTGTATATTACAGAACCCGACGCTGTGGGACACGCTTATGGGCCCGATTCCCAAGAAGTACGTGAGGAAACCGAGGAAGTCGACGACATCTTGGGCTACCTGATAGGTAACCTCAAACAACGGAAGGTCTACGACACGACTGACATCATAGTCATGACTGATCACGGTATGGTTGAAGTGTCACGTGATCGGAAGATCGATCTCTATGACTACGTGGATCCAAATGACGTTGAAAGAATCACAGAAACGGGGGCTATTATGAGTATCTTGCCAGCGGAGGACAAGACAATGAAGGTGTACGAATCATTGAAAGGAAAACATCCGAATATGTCTGTTTATAGGAAGGACGAAATTCCCGGTCGTTATCATTATGCAAATCACCGGAGGATTATGCCAATATTGGTTGTATGCGATGAAGGATGGGAGATTTTGGCGGTAAGAGACGTTTTGTCGCATGCATATGTATAAgtacaaacttttcaaaatagtaACATGCCACGTATGCtagtgttacatgtaaatggAAAACGAATGTATTTTGGGTACCGCATTTCAGTCATGAGAGTAAAAGATTAGCTAAACTCCCAATATCagtaacttaaaaaaaaacaccattTTATTTCCGAACTAATTTTATAATGCATTTATATATCTGCTTGGTAGTACgcttgtaaatataaaatttatgaccaaatttgaatttactggCACCCAGAATATGGCTGCCTGTATGCTGCTTTGTGTTAAATCTGGATATATCTCAGTCAAATCAGTGAGATAACACAAAAGTATGTGGTACCTGGCCCTGGGCCTTTTAAATGACCAACGCTGCAATAAAGATTATCGTTGTGGGCAGCTTTTACTGATAAAGGCACAGTAAATCTGCCGTTTGCACTGAGGAATAACGCTTAGGAGTTTAGTCTGACTGATAGGCCAATGTGTGGGACATGTCAACACCGATACATCTGGCGGCTAAATAGAGGTTACTTGGAGCCAAGGAGAGTAAAATTTGATGATATATAGAAGATTCAGATACAAACGTAATGTAAcctgattggtcaatttaacTCTACTGTGATTGGTGCGCTCCAGGATCCGCAAGCGTTTGCATCAAGCTTGACATGTATTTCCAACGTAAGCTTACATGTTGCATAGAGAGTATATGGAGTCAATCAGTCACGAAactttattcattttttaaaatttattgattgattgattgattgattcattcattcatttgttgattCATTGCTTtaaa of the Ptychodera flava strain L36383 chromosome 20, AS_Pfla_20210202, whole genome shotgun sequence genome contains:
- the LOC139119614 gene encoding bis(5'-adenosyl)-triphosphatase enpp4-like is translated as MVYFALRRQNFAIVALLLLSTVQARLLLISFDGFRPDYLGNAQTPNFDQFVSEGVEAEYVVPAFITKTMPCHHTIITGLHPESHGIVGNTMYDPVLDDTFWFTTKDTEWWDNGGEPLWVTAKKQGLTTAAHFWPGGETATNGGYKPDISPPYNGSEPFRQRFDTVVEWIAERDIDFTCVYITEPDAVGHAYGPDSQEVREETEEVDDILGYLIGNLKQRKVYDTTDIIVMTDHGMVEVSRDRKIDLYDYVDPNDVERITETGAIMSILPAEDKTMKVYESLKGKHPNMSVYRKDEIPGRYHYANHRRIMPILVVCDEGWEILANFSAQSESRMDLAATHGYDNSLASMRSFFVARGPSFRTSYKAEPFDMVDVYSLMCHLLRLEPAPNNGSFANVKDILIDFTSFSPSSRSSFFASGLTSTISILILNLLA